In Chionomys nivalis chromosome 24, mChiNiv1.1, whole genome shotgun sequence, one genomic interval encodes:
- the LOC130865958 gene encoding kinesin-like protein KIFC1 isoform X2, with protein sequence MNMQAQRPPLLEVKRNFELKTTLVKASSRLPLPGSKLKGGPDQMEDALEPAKKRTRGLGAVTKIDTSRPRGPVLSTVSQTQGPTAAQKGPKKTGPRGYATVASVLKNPKAAPAAPAAPAQKPGTSAAPMVAGKRPGKRPAWDLKGQLCDLNEELKRYREKTQKLDQENQGLREQLKEAQEQATVLETEQNTLARELASVRTQAEQSQQKLETLCARVLELEECLGTKERLVQELQKEKLELQEEQKALATRLEEQEKRLQASETALSSSEAEVVSLRQKTAAQVTLLAEQGDRLHGLEMERCRLHNQLQELKGNIRVFCRVRPVLAGEPTPSPGFLLFPHGPAGPSDPPTHLSVSWSDDRRATLTGAPAPTTRHDFSFDRVFPPGSKQEEVFEEISMLVQSALDGYPVCIFAYGQTGSGKTFTMEGGPGGDPQLEGLIPRALRHLFSVAQEMGGQGWTYSFVASYVEIYNETVRDLLATGTRKGQGGECEIRRAGPGSEELTVTNARYVPVSCEKEVEALLHLARQNRAVARTAQNERSSRSHSVFQLQISGEHAARGLQYGAPLNLIDLAGSERLDPGLALGPGERDRLRETQAINSSLSTLGLVIMALSNKESHCQNAHVCEHFPFGRECLRVSQFTALCLQGEPVCYWYRSG encoded by the exons ATGAACATGCAGGCGCAGAGACCCCCTTTGTTGGAAGTGAAGAGGAACTTCGAGCTGAAGACAACCCTGGTCAAGGCCTCCTCCCGACTGCCCCTTCCAGGAAGCAAACTCAAAGGGGGTCCTGACCAGATGGAGGATGCCTTGGAACCTGCAAAGAAACGGACACGAGGCCTGGGTGCAGTGACTAAAATTGACACATCCCGCCCCAGAGGACCAGTGCTCAGCACGGTGTCACAGACACAGGGCCCTACTGCAGCTCAGAAAGGCCCTAAGAAGACAGGACCTCGTGGTTATGCTACTGTTGCTTCAGTGCTGAAGAACCCGAAGGCcgctcctgctgctcctgccgCTCCTGCCCAGAAGCCTGGCACATCAGCTGCCCCaatggtggcagggaagagacccGGTAAACGTCCTGCCTGGGACTTGAAGGGCCAGCTGTGTGACCTCAATGAAGAGCTGAAACGCTATCGGGAGAAGACTCAGAAGCTGGACCAGGAGAACCAGGGGCTTCGGGAGCAACTCAAAGAAGCCCAAGAGCAGGCCACAGTGCTGGAGACAGAGCAGAACACCCTGGCAAGGGAGCTGGCCAGTGTTCGGACCCAGGCTGAGCAGAGCCAGCAGAAGCTAGAGACTCTGTGTGCCCGTGTGTTGGAGCTGGAGGAATGCCTGGGTACCAAGGAGAGATTGGTTCAGGAGctccagaaagaaaaactggagttgcaggaggaacagaaggcaCTGGCCACCCGCCTGGAGGAGCAAGAGAAGAGGTTACAGGCCTCAGAAACCGCTCTGTCAAGCAGCGAAGCAGAGGTGGTGTCTCTGCGGCAGAAGACCGCAGCCCAGGTGACCTTATTGGCTGAACAAGGAGACCGGCTGCATGGCCTGGAGATGGAGCGCTGTCGACTCCACAACCAGTTGCAGGAACTCAAGGGCAATATCCGGGTATTCTGCCGGGTGCGCCCTGTCCTTGCAGGGGAGCCCACTCCATCCCCTGGCTTCCTCCTATTTCCCCATGGCCCTGCTGGACCCTCTGATCCCCCTACCCACCTTAGCGTCTCATGGTCTGATGATCGACGTGCCACCCTGACTGGGGCACCAGCACCCACTACCCGCCATGATTTCTCCTTTGATCGGGTATTCCCACCAGGAAGCAAGCAGGAGGAAGTATTTGAGGAGATCTCCATGCTTGTCCAGTCAGCACTGGATGGTTACCCTGTGTGTATCTTTGCCTATGGACAGACAGGCAGTGGCAAGACCTTCACTATGGAGGGTGGGCCTGGGGGAGACCCCCAACTGGAGGGGCTGATCCCTCGGGCCCTGCGGCATCTATTCTCCGTGGCCCAGGAGATGGGTGGCCAGGGCTGGACATACAGTTTTGTGGCAAGTTACGTAGAGATCTACAATGAGACGGTCCGAGACCTGCTAGCCACTGGGACCCGGAAGGGGCAAGGGGGCGAGTGTGAGATTCGTCGAGCAGGTCCAGGGAGTGAGGAGCTCACCGTCACCAATGCACGCTATGTCCCTGTTTCCTGTGAAAAAGAGGTGGAGGCTCTGCTCCATTTGGCCCGCCAGAATCGGGCTGTGGCCCGCACTGCCCAGAATGAGAGATCGTCACGCAGTCACAGTGTGTTCCAGCTGCAGATTTCTGGAGAGCATGCTGCTCGGGGCCTGCAGTATGGCGCTCCCCTCAACCTTATAGACCTTGCTGGGAGTGAGCGGCTAGACCCTGGCTTAGCCCTAGGCCCTGGGGAGCGTGACCGTCTTCGGGAAACACAGGCTATCAACAGCAGTCTGTCTACACTGGGACTGGTCATAATGGCTCTGAGCAATAAGGAGTCTCAC TGCCAAAATGCTCATGTTTGTGAACATTTCCCCTTTGGAAGAGAATGTCTCCGAGTCTCTCAATTCACTGCGCTTTGCCTCCAAGGTGAACCAGTGTGTTATTGGTACCGCTCAGGTTAA
- the LOC130865958 gene encoding kinesin-like protein KIFC1 isoform X1: MNMQAQRPPLLEVKRNFELKTTLVKASSRLPLPGSKLKGGPDQMEDALEPAKKRTRGLGAVTKIDTSRPRGPVLSTVSQTQGPTAAQKGPKKTGPRGYATVASVLKNPKAAPAAPAAPAQKPGTSAAPMVAGKRPGKRPAWDLKGQLCDLNEELKRYREKTQKLDQENQGLREQLKEAQEQATVLETEQNTLARELASVRTQAEQSQQKLETLCARVLELEECLGTKERLVQELQKEKLELQEEQKALATRLEEQEKRLQASETALSSSEAEVVSLRQKTAAQVTLLAEQGDRLHGLEMERCRLHNQLQELKGNIRVFCRVRPVLAGEPTPSPGFLLFPHGPAGPSDPPTHLSVSWSDDRRATLTGAPAPTTRHDFSFDRVFPPGSKQEEVFEEISMLVQSALDGYPVCIFAYGQTGSGKTFTMEGGPGGDPQLEGLIPRALRHLFSVAQEMGGQGWTYSFVASYVEIYNETVRDLLATGTRKGQGGECEIRRAGPGSEELTVTNARYVPVSCEKEVEALLHLARQNRAVARTAQNERSSRSHSVFQLQISGEHAARGLQYGAPLNLIDLAGSERLDPGLALGPGERDRLRETQAINSSLSTLGLVIMALSNKESHVPYRNSKLTYLLQNSLGGSAKMLMFVNISPLEENVSESLNSLRFASKVNQCVIGTAQVNKK, encoded by the coding sequence ATGAACATGCAGGCGCAGAGACCCCCTTTGTTGGAAGTGAAGAGGAACTTCGAGCTGAAGACAACCCTGGTCAAGGCCTCCTCCCGACTGCCCCTTCCAGGAAGCAAACTCAAAGGGGGTCCTGACCAGATGGAGGATGCCTTGGAACCTGCAAAGAAACGGACACGAGGCCTGGGTGCAGTGACTAAAATTGACACATCCCGCCCCAGAGGACCAGTGCTCAGCACGGTGTCACAGACACAGGGCCCTACTGCAGCTCAGAAAGGCCCTAAGAAGACAGGACCTCGTGGTTATGCTACTGTTGCTTCAGTGCTGAAGAACCCGAAGGCcgctcctgctgctcctgccgCTCCTGCCCAGAAGCCTGGCACATCAGCTGCCCCaatggtggcagggaagagacccGGTAAACGTCCTGCCTGGGACTTGAAGGGCCAGCTGTGTGACCTCAATGAAGAGCTGAAACGCTATCGGGAGAAGACTCAGAAGCTGGACCAGGAGAACCAGGGGCTTCGGGAGCAACTCAAAGAAGCCCAAGAGCAGGCCACAGTGCTGGAGACAGAGCAGAACACCCTGGCAAGGGAGCTGGCCAGTGTTCGGACCCAGGCTGAGCAGAGCCAGCAGAAGCTAGAGACTCTGTGTGCCCGTGTGTTGGAGCTGGAGGAATGCCTGGGTACCAAGGAGAGATTGGTTCAGGAGctccagaaagaaaaactggagttgcaggaggaacagaaggcaCTGGCCACCCGCCTGGAGGAGCAAGAGAAGAGGTTACAGGCCTCAGAAACCGCTCTGTCAAGCAGCGAAGCAGAGGTGGTGTCTCTGCGGCAGAAGACCGCAGCCCAGGTGACCTTATTGGCTGAACAAGGAGACCGGCTGCATGGCCTGGAGATGGAGCGCTGTCGACTCCACAACCAGTTGCAGGAACTCAAGGGCAATATCCGGGTATTCTGCCGGGTGCGCCCTGTCCTTGCAGGGGAGCCCACTCCATCCCCTGGCTTCCTCCTATTTCCCCATGGCCCTGCTGGACCCTCTGATCCCCCTACCCACCTTAGCGTCTCATGGTCTGATGATCGACGTGCCACCCTGACTGGGGCACCAGCACCCACTACCCGCCATGATTTCTCCTTTGATCGGGTATTCCCACCAGGAAGCAAGCAGGAGGAAGTATTTGAGGAGATCTCCATGCTTGTCCAGTCAGCACTGGATGGTTACCCTGTGTGTATCTTTGCCTATGGACAGACAGGCAGTGGCAAGACCTTCACTATGGAGGGTGGGCCTGGGGGAGACCCCCAACTGGAGGGGCTGATCCCTCGGGCCCTGCGGCATCTATTCTCCGTGGCCCAGGAGATGGGTGGCCAGGGCTGGACATACAGTTTTGTGGCAAGTTACGTAGAGATCTACAATGAGACGGTCCGAGACCTGCTAGCCACTGGGACCCGGAAGGGGCAAGGGGGCGAGTGTGAGATTCGTCGAGCAGGTCCAGGGAGTGAGGAGCTCACCGTCACCAATGCACGCTATGTCCCTGTTTCCTGTGAAAAAGAGGTGGAGGCTCTGCTCCATTTGGCCCGCCAGAATCGGGCTGTGGCCCGCACTGCCCAGAATGAGAGATCGTCACGCAGTCACAGTGTGTTCCAGCTGCAGATTTCTGGAGAGCATGCTGCTCGGGGCCTGCAGTATGGCGCTCCCCTCAACCTTATAGACCTTGCTGGGAGTGAGCGGCTAGACCCTGGCTTAGCCCTAGGCCCTGGGGAGCGTGACCGTCTTCGGGAAACACAGGCTATCAACAGCAGTCTGTCTACACTGGGACTGGTCATAATGGCTCTGAGCAATAAGGAGTCTCACGTACCTTACCGAAACAGCAAGCTTACCTACCTGCTGCAGAACTCGCTGGGTGGCAGTGCCAAAATGCTCATGTTTGTGAACATTTCCCCTTTGGAAGAGAATGTCTCCGAGTCTCTCAATTCACTGCGCTTTGCCTCCAAGGTGAACCAGTGTGTTATTGGTACCGCTCAGGTTAATAAGAAATGA